A single region of the Methanofastidiosum sp. genome encodes:
- a CDS encoding AAA family ATPase, translating into MDERVKTGIKGLDELIGGGLPQSSSILLSGEAGTGKTIFSLQYIYSGAKDFGEAGIYVTFEEKPEELRREALQFGWDFKKYEDQKKIVILDAASLRVGVPTDENFYVKSDVDIKSLLSKLYEIAMDINAKRIVIDSLPAFFFSEEPENMRDDIYMMGRVLTETKATSILITEIINGHGYSRFGYEEFITRGVITMHLVEGEKAMPRMAEYKRSIFIRKMRETNHKIKQYPFSISKEGIVVYPQGEIY; encoded by the coding sequence ATGGATGAAAGAGTAAAGACAGGAATTAAAGGGCTCGATGAGCTAATTGGAGGGGGGTTACCTCAAAGCTCGTCAATATTATTGTCTGGTGAGGCAGGAACAGGAAAAACTATATTTTCCCTGCAGTATATCTACTCTGGTGCCAAGGATTTTGGAGAGGCAGGCATCTATGTAACGTTTGAAGAAAAACCTGAAGAGCTAAGAAGAGAAGCTCTCCAGTTCGGATGGGATTTTAAAAAATACGAAGATCAGAAAAAAATTGTCATCCTCGACGCTGCATCTTTAAGGGTAGGTGTTCCCACAGATGAAAACTTTTACGTCAAAAGCGATGTCGACATAAAATCCCTTCTTTCAAAATTATATGAGATAGCTATGGATATTAATGCAAAAAGAATTGTCATAGATTCCCTCCCAGCATTTTTCTTCTCTGAAGAACCTGAAAACATGCGAGACGATATCTATATGATGGGAAGGGTCTTAACTGAGACAAAGGCAACTTCAATTCTGATAACTGAGATTATTAATGGCCACGGTTATTCCCGATTTGGATATGAAGAGTTCATAACTAGGGGAGTTATCACAATGCACCTTGTCGAAGGGGAAAAGGCCATGCCCAGGATGGCAGAGTACAAGAGGAGCATATTCATCAGGAAGATGAGGGAGACAAATCATAAGATAAAGCAGTATCCGTTTTCCATCTCTAAAGAGGGCATAGTGGTATATCCACAGGGAGAAATTTACTAG
- a CDS encoding UPF0182 family protein, whose product MKKESKKNGKGFDPKGLLYFIVFALIIGYFFGIPIYFNLKVLYTLFYEQFIVKLSLYMIGVVWSLILALIIFLIMFFVTPLRNIIKQEVGKNIAGKLIYLLLFFLIFIFMPVPMLYLRYALYLQQLPEITRPLIMDFIYNTESFYQSYLYLNLINIGKGILFILTLVVALPYIANLLLERARRLGRVFEDGIVREEPKEIVLEKTHSTITAVILFLALLVFSIFLFFGNVFTFYINNPDYVKFGILSFLQIGWVIESLILIGIGAMNIVVSRDRTELGIMGGISLIALFMPGIVKAALLVVALVFMPTLKSIVDMKFTEANVEDYKKRFFSKRGIIALLVILLIVSPTAAAGVKGFLLERSVAGNPLLNTPYIQREIDSNRWVSYVENVERISVDILPQTEIKNMVVQDFLDENRYLIDRARVWDYVTAYVLARPQLGPRYYLISDTDLFLDPEEKRIYWATYKTIKPETPVTDNFYNRNLFYVGTDDIIIMDSNTRQITNIPSKIYFGEGQLDYVYSNGLEVESVATNSYATNMYLAEDRSTNLGDNLQTLNVDTINISGLILFRLEGYGVWSEYASLDYVPYRSVDERNSIYLPAEFERDLDSYIVLYDNEPYFLTDYNLRLDAGTYMPYVNLDYKRNVARVLTNMETGEVLVYYVGPDDIFKDIYLEIYPWIKDGSEIPAEVRSQLRAPDDYFHYVSDAYTTYHITDPKEYIEATNFYEFDLGDSVGRYTDFIYNIIAKNPKTESYEYAAFLQMILRRAESRELTALMYGYLDDENSEAKFYAIDISAEKITGKRITQEFLNSQYQEEFRLLAETKRQGNMILYPFTYKERTVPLYLLSVYVQRAESVNLWDIVAIDPRSMTFGRGQTVDDALINLFSKITVAPVTPTTPTDGGPVVGPTPTGDKEDLVASLIKIYIQRESLQPGSAEYRRLTEEIVSLLKQLESLEG is encoded by the coding sequence ATGAAGAAAGAATCTAAAAAAAATGGGAAGGGGTTTGACCCAAAAGGATTGTTATATTTTATTGTTTTTGCTCTAATAATCGGATACTTCTTTGGGATTCCTATCTACTTTAATTTGAAAGTTCTCTACACATTGTTCTATGAGCAGTTTATTGTAAAGCTATCTCTTTACATGATCGGTGTGGTATGGAGTTTGATCCTGGCACTTATCATATTTTTAATAATGTTCTTTGTGACACCACTAAGAAACATAATAAAGCAGGAGGTCGGAAAGAATATTGCAGGAAAGCTTATCTATCTGCTGTTATTCTTTTTGATCTTCATTTTCATGCCAGTGCCGATGCTTTATCTAAGATATGCCCTTTATTTGCAGCAGCTTCCTGAAATAACAAGGCCCCTTATTATGGATTTCATATACAACACAGAAAGCTTCTATCAAAGCTACCTTTATCTTAATCTGATCAATATCGGGAAAGGTATTCTTTTCATTTTGACCTTGGTGGTCGCATTGCCTTACATAGCTAATCTATTATTAGAAAGGGCTAGGAGACTTGGCAGAGTTTTTGAAGATGGGATAGTAAGAGAAGAGCCGAAGGAAATTGTTCTAGAAAAAACACATAGTACTATAACAGCAGTGATTTTATTCCTGGCTCTACTGGTCTTCTCAATATTTCTGTTCTTCGGTAACGTATTCACATTCTATATTAATAATCCGGATTATGTCAAGTTTGGGATACTAAGCTTCTTACAAATTGGTTGGGTTATAGAATCCTTAATCCTTATAGGTATTGGAGCCATGAACATTGTCGTTTCAAGAGACAGAACAGAACTTGGAATAATGGGTGGCATATCTTTGATAGCGTTGTTCATGCCAGGTATTGTCAAGGCAGCGTTACTTGTGGTGGCACTAGTCTTTATGCCAACTCTGAAAAGCATTGTAGATATGAAATTTACTGAAGCAAACGTTGAAGATTACAAGAAAAGGTTCTTTAGCAAACGTGGAATTATCGCACTTTTGGTAATACTTTTGATAGTTTCACCAACAGCTGCTGCCGGTGTAAAGGGATTTTTACTTGAGAGAAGTGTTGCTGGAAATCCTCTGCTAAACACCCCTTACATTCAAAGAGAAATAGACTCAAACAGATGGGTTTCCTATGTTGAGAATGTTGAGAGGATAAGTGTAGACATATTACCTCAGACAGAAATTAAGAATATGGTGGTGCAGGACTTCTTAGACGAAAATCGTTATCTAATAGACAGGGCCAGAGTCTGGGATTATGTTACAGCATATGTTCTTGCAAGACCGCAACTTGGCCCTAGATATTACCTTATATCAGATACTGACCTATTCCTGGATCCGGAAGAAAAGAGAATTTATTGGGCCACCTATAAAACTATAAAACCAGAAACACCTGTCACAGACAATTTTTACAACAGGAACTTGTTCTATGTTGGAACAGACGATATAATTATCATGGACTCAAACACTAGGCAAATTACAAATATACCATCCAAAATATACTTTGGAGAAGGGCAGCTTGATTATGTCTATTCAAATGGTCTTGAGGTAGAATCTGTGGCCACAAATTCATACGCAACAAATATGTACCTAGCAGAGGACAGGAGCACAAATCTTGGGGACAATCTTCAAACTCTAAATGTCGATACAATAAACATTAGCGGATTAATTTTGTTTAGGCTTGAAGGTTACGGTGTCTGGTCAGAGTACGCATCACTGGATTATGTTCCATATAGATCGGTAGATGAGAGGAATTCTATTTACCTGCCGGCAGAGTTTGAAAGAGACCTCGATAGTTATATAGTATTATACGATAACGAGCCTTACTTCTTAACAGATTACAATTTAAGGCTTGATGCGGGAACTTATATGCCCTATGTAAATCTCGATTACAAGAGAAACGTTGCAAGAGTCCTTACAAACATGGAAACTGGAGAAGTTTTGGTCTATTATGTTGGCCCTGATGACATCTTTAAAGATATATATCTAGAGATATATCCATGGATTAAAGATGGTAGTGAAATACCTGCTGAAGTCAGATCCCAGTTAAGGGCGCCTGATGATTATTTCCACTATGTATCTGATGCCTATACAACTTACCACATAACAGATCCAAAAGAGTATATCGAGGCGACAAACTTCTATGAGTTTGATCTTGGGGATAGTGTCGGAAGATACACTGATTTCATATACAACATCATTGCCAAAAATCCAAAAACTGAGAGTTATGAATATGCGGCATTTTTACAGATGATCTTAAGGAGGGCTGAATCAAGAGAACTTACAGCCTTAATGTATGGTTACCTTGATGATGAAAACTCAGAGGCAAAGTTCTATGCCATTGACATCTCAGCAGAAAAAATCACAGGTAAGAGAATTACACAGGAATTCTTGAACAGTCAATATCAGGAAGAGTTTAGACTTTTGGCAGAAACTAAAAGACAGGGAAATATGATTCTCTACCCATTTACATACAAGGAGAGGACGGTACCGTTATATCTCCTCTCAGTTTACGTACAAAGGGCGGAATCTGTAAATCTATGGGACATAGTCGCGATAGATCCAAGGTCAATGACATTTGGTAGAGGCCAGACTGTTGATGATGCTTTAATAAATCTCTTTTCAAAGATAACTGTTGCTCCTGTAACACCTACAACACCCACAGACGGAGGGCCTGTTGTCGGACCCACACCGACAGGCGATAAAGAAGACCTAGTTGCTTCTTTAATTAAGATATATATCCAAAGAGAATCTTTACAACCGGGCTCTGCTGAGTACAGGAGACTTACTGAAGAGATTGTTTCGCTCCTTAAACAACTTGAATCCCTAGAAGGATAA
- a CDS encoding winged helix-turn-helix transcriptional regulator, with amino-acid sequence MKDIDQKIIDVMKENARISITDISKLTNIPDTTIHFRLKKLRNVLNYRLTLNHKKLGETYYIIEIIPETYAIDSITIKKAEDLFERLRKMEGILMAVKVRDSFMQIGKFCAIYAGKDKPKIDLPGIKVATINEIDKIWGEIALCSKS; translated from the coding sequence ATGAAAGATATAGATCAAAAGATTATAGATGTCATGAAGGAAAATGCGAGAATCTCAATAACTGACATCTCAAAACTCACGAACATCCCAGACACTACAATTCACTTCCGATTAAAAAAACTGAGAAATGTCCTAAATTACAGATTAACCCTAAATCACAAAAAGCTTGGCGAAACTTACTATATCATTGAAATAATTCCTGAAACTTATGCAATCGACTCAATCACTATAAAAAAGGCAGAGGATTTATTTGAAAGATTGAGAAAAATGGAAGGGATATTGATGGCTGTCAAAGTCAGGGATTCTTTCATGCAGATCGGAAAGTTCTGTGCAATATATGCTGGTAAAGATAAACCAAAGATTGACCTTCCCGGCATAAAAGTTGCAACGATAAATGAAATAGACAAAATTTGGGGTGAGATCGCCCTATGCTCAAAGAGTTAG
- a CDS encoding PINc/VapC family ATPase has translation MIAVPDTSVVVDGRFKALLRDADFVKDLERIVIAEATVAEVEHLANEGKSSGISGIAELKAIFNISKEIFVPLEYYGKRPTRYEIAGAKKGDIDAIIREAAMDLGGTLITGDLIQKDIAEAKGVQSIFLKPYKKVKLKIEDFFDLETLSVHLKDGIMPARKKGKPGSIVLEKYDRIYSEDELKEISLDILERAKTTRDSFIELDEKGASVVQLQEYRIVITSPPFSDRFEITAVRPVKKLSLEDYNLPEQLMKRLETAEGILIAGAPGMGKSTFAQAIAEYYASLEKIVKTMEKPRDLNVQPEITQYTALEGDMAKTGDILLLVRPDFTIFDEMRVTNDFKIYADMRLAGVGMVGVVHATKPVDAIQRFIGRIELGIIPQLIDTIIFIKNGELNQVLELEFLVKVPHGMSEADLARPIVEIKDFYSKTPLYEIYTYGEQVVVMPLKARRKETSPMKKLALSKLKEKLNAELGIQFDLEAVSDSRIALYVKNDDIPSIIGKEGKNIRALENAIGFSIDVRPMEKTQEKGKKGRIPVDVDFREKYVLINVEKRFARKSVKIFLEDDYLEEINVPKSGKIKISNKNPIAEQIEDGIMNGKNLYIML, from the coding sequence ATGATTGCTGTACCGGACACATCCGTTGTAGTTGACGGTAGATTCAAGGCTCTTTTGCGCGATGCTGATTTTGTAAAGGATTTAGAAAGAATTGTCATAGCTGAAGCCACAGTTGCAGAGGTTGAGCATCTAGCAAACGAGGGGAAATCCTCTGGAATATCTGGCATCGCAGAGTTAAAGGCAATATTCAATATTTCAAAGGAGATATTCGTACCTTTGGAATACTACGGCAAGAGGCCAACAAGGTATGAGATTGCAGGTGCTAAAAAAGGCGATATTGACGCCATCATCAGGGAGGCCGCAATGGATTTAGGCGGCACCCTAATAACAGGCGACCTAATCCAAAAAGATATTGCCGAGGCCAAAGGGGTGCAGTCAATTTTTCTAAAGCCATATAAAAAGGTAAAACTAAAGATTGAGGATTTCTTTGATTTAGAAACCTTATCTGTTCACCTAAAAGATGGCATCATGCCAGCAAGAAAGAAAGGAAAGCCCGGCTCAATAGTCTTAGAAAAGTATGATAGGATTTACAGCGAAGATGAGCTAAAGGAAATCTCTCTTGATATCTTAGAGAGAGCAAAAACTACAAGGGATAGCTTTATCGAACTTGATGAAAAAGGAGCGAGTGTTGTCCAGTTGCAAGAATACAGGATAGTAATTACTTCACCGCCATTTTCAGATAGATTTGAAATAACTGCTGTGAGACCTGTTAAAAAACTTAGCTTGGAAGATTATAATCTGCCTGAGCAGCTCATGAAGAGGCTTGAAACTGCAGAAGGAATTCTTATCGCAGGTGCACCAGGTATGGGTAAGTCCACATTTGCCCAGGCCATAGCAGAGTACTACGCATCTTTAGAAAAGATAGTAAAGACAATGGAAAAGCCAAGGGACCTAAATGTCCAGCCTGAGATAACTCAGTATACTGCACTAGAAGGTGATATGGCAAAGACCGGCGATATACTACTTTTAGTAAGGCCAGATTTTACAATCTTTGATGAAATGAGGGTCACAAATGATTTCAAGATATATGCTGATATGAGGCTTGCAGGTGTGGGCATGGTTGGCGTTGTCCATGCGACAAAACCTGTCGATGCAATTCAGCGTTTCATAGGAAGGATTGAGCTAGGTATTATACCGCAGCTCATTGACACTATTATCTTCATAAAAAACGGAGAATTGAATCAGGTCTTAGAATTAGAATTTTTGGTAAAAGTTCCTCACGGCATGAGTGAAGCTGACCTTGCAAGACCGATAGTTGAGATAAAGGATTTCTACTCAAAGACTCCGCTTTATGAGATTTACACATATGGGGAGCAGGTCGTCGTGATGCCCCTTAAAGCCCGGAGAAAAGAAACATCTCCTATGAAGAAATTAGCTCTATCAAAGCTAAAGGAAAAGTTAAACGCTGAACTTGGGATACAATTTGATCTAGAAGCAGTATCAGATTCTAGGATTGCTCTTTATGTTAAAAATGATGATATTCCCTCAATAATAGGTAAGGAAGGAAAAAACATAAGGGCACTTGAGAATGCAATAGGATTTTCAATTGATGTAAGACCAATGGAAAAGACTCAGGAGAAGGGTAAAAAGGGCAGAATCCCAGTGGATGTTGACTTCAGGGAAAAGTATGTTCTCATAAATGTTGAAAAAAGATTTGCACGAAAAAGTGTCAAAATATTCCTAGAGGATGATTACCTTGAAGAGATTAATGTTCCAAAGTCTGGAAAAATCAAGATATCAAACAAAAATCCAATCGCTGAGCAAATCGAAGACGGCATTATGAATGGTAAAAACTTATATATAATGTTATAA
- a CDS encoding type II toxin-antitoxin system RelE/ParE family toxin, producing MYNVVIPDRASKDLEKIDKKTQKIILLKIKEYSSNPFRYSTRLSDTRIGDYRFRIGKYRVIFDIDGDNLVVLRIGHRKNIYKNI from the coding sequence ATGTATAATGTCGTTATCCCCGACAGAGCCTCCAAGGATTTAGAGAAAATTGATAAAAAAACTCAGAAGATAATCCTTTTAAAAATAAAAGAATATTCCTCGAATCCTTTTAGATATTCAACTAGATTAAGTGATACTAGGATTGGAGATTATAGATTTAGAATTGGTAAGTACAGAGTCATTTTTGATATTGATGGGGATAATTTAGTAGTTTTGAGAATAGGCCATAGAAAGAATATTTATAAAAATATATAA
- a CDS encoding biotin--[acetyl-CoA-carboxylase] ligase → MKSKILEILEKKGSYVSGEEISKEIGVSRAAVWKHIKKLRELGYEIDSKTNEGYKLVKSPEKQIEFELERMLDTKIIGKKILFFEEIDSTNNKAKQIALEEKEGTVVISEMQTSGRGRRGRGWYSPKGGIYVTFILKPTVSPEKASQLTLVSSLALVETLNSINGNLDAKIKWPNDVLISGKKISGILTELSADMEKINYIVVGVGINLNTEKEILPENGTSLKIEMREEVSIKLFLKNFLEHYDSIYQEYVNGEIGEIIRRWKDNSDTLGKNVRIIGINETYEGIAKDIDENGALILRSDNKEIKVYSGDVSLR, encoded by the coding sequence ATGAAATCAAAGATACTTGAAATCCTTGAGAAGAAAGGCAGCTATGTTTCTGGAGAAGAAATCTCAAAAGAAATTGGAGTTTCAAGAGCGGCTGTCTGGAAGCATATCAAAAAACTTAGGGAATTGGGCTATGAAATAGATTCAAAAACAAATGAGGGGTATAAGCTTGTCAAATCCCCTGAAAAGCAGATAGAATTTGAGCTAGAAAGAATGCTTGACACAAAAATTATTGGAAAAAAGATACTATTCTTTGAAGAAATAGATTCAACAAACAACAAGGCAAAACAAATTGCATTAGAAGAAAAAGAAGGAACAGTTGTAATATCGGAGATGCAGACATCTGGTCGTGGTAGAAGGGGGAGAGGGTGGTATTCACCTAAAGGCGGAATTTATGTAACTTTTATACTAAAACCGACTGTTTCACCTGAAAAAGCATCTCAATTGACTCTAGTTTCTTCGTTAGCTCTTGTTGAAACGTTGAATTCAATTAATGGCAATCTTGATGCAAAAATCAAGTGGCCCAATGATGTATTAATATCTGGAAAAAAAATATCTGGCATACTGACAGAGCTTTCCGCCGATATGGAGAAGATAAATTACATAGTTGTTGGGGTTGGAATAAATCTAAATACAGAGAAAGAAATTCTCCCAGAAAACGGGACCTCGTTAAAAATAGAAATGAGAGAAGAGGTATCCATTAAACTATTCTTAAAGAACTTTTTAGAGCATTATGATTCAATTTACCAAGAATATGTAAATGGCGAAATTGGCGAAATAATTAGAAGATGGAAAGATAATTCTGATACGCTTGGTAAAAATGTCAGGATAATAGGCATAAATGAAACTTACGAAGGTATAGCAAAAGATATTGATGAGAACGGTGCATTGATATTACGGAGTGATAACAAAGAAATCAAGGTCTACTCGGGGGATGTGTCTTTAAGATAA
- a CDS encoding DUF2281 domain-containing protein — MNIKDLVIKEIEKTPEPILEEVFDFIVFLKNKSNIISETAILSESSLKKDWLKPEEDEAWAYL; from the coding sequence ATGAACATTAAAGATTTAGTTATAAAAGAAATAGAAAAAACTCCAGAACCAATACTCGAAGAAGTATTTGATTTTATAGTTTTTTTAAAAAACAAATCAAATATTATCTCAGAAACTGCAATTCTTAGTGAGTCTTCATTGAAAAAAGATTGGCTAAAACCTGAGGAGGATGAAGCTTGGGCATATTTGTGA
- a CDS encoding DUF126 domain-containing protein, giving the protein MILSGRKISKGIAEGEVLKSTSPISFLGGVDPKTGIITDKNSNACGKSIKDKIFVFPMGKGSTVGSYVIYQLKKNGAAPLAIINKEAETIVSVGAIISDIPMIDKIEIDNIEEGKKVKVNGDKGTVELVF; this is encoded by the coding sequence ATGATCTTGAGCGGAAGAAAGATATCCAAGGGTATAGCAGAAGGTGAGGTATTGAAAAGTACCTCGCCAATTTCTTTTCTTGGAGGGGTTGACCCTAAAACAGGAATAATAACGGACAAAAATTCCAATGCGTGTGGAAAGAGTATAAAAGATAAAATTTTTGTCTTTCCAATGGGTAAAGGCTCAACTGTTGGATCCTATGTTATTTACCAGTTGAAGAAGAATGGTGCGGCCCCTCTTGCAATAATAAATAAAGAAGCAGAAACAATAGTTTCAGTTGGCGCTATAATTTCAGACATACCGATGATTGACAAGATAGAAATTGACAATATCGAAGAAGGAAAAAAAGTGAAGGTCAATGGTGACAAAGGAACAGTAGAATTAGTTTTTTGA
- a CDS encoding TraB domain-containing protein encodes MKEYLKLGETTYIILGTAHVYEKSVIEVREAIREEKPDIVALELDPARLDALLHNDDRKPTLREMKEFGFKNAFLLLFMSYLQKKISTDTGIVAGREMIEAAIEARSQGIPVALIDRDLRITIQKLLEKVGFKEKVMILKDAVLPDKEYTIDYVYENSGELIDEIKHRYPYIYEVLVDERDRFMAENLKRIQKEKVLAIVGAGHVSGIKRYLGEIDV; translated from the coding sequence ATGAAGGAGTACCTAAAGCTTGGTGAGACCACCTATATAATCCTTGGCACAGCCCACGTCTATGAGAAGAGCGTTATTGAAGTCCGGGAAGCCATAAGAGAGGAAAAACCAGATATAGTTGCCCTTGAGCTTGATCCTGCAAGACTTGATGCTCTCTTACACAATGACGATAGAAAGCCAACGCTTAGAGAAATGAAAGAGTTCGGGTTTAAAAATGCTTTTTTGTTATTATTTATGTCTTATCTTCAGAAGAAGATATCAACTGACACGGGAATTGTGGCTGGTAGAGAAATGATCGAAGCTGCCATTGAGGCTAGGTCTCAAGGAATACCAGTCGCATTGATTGATAGGGATCTTAGGATAACAATACAGAAGCTTTTAGAGAAAGTAGGATTCAAAGAAAAGGTCATGATTTTAAAAGACGCAGTTCTTCCAGACAAAGAGTATACAATTGATTATGTTTACGAAAATTCAGGTGAGCTAATTGATGAAATAAAGCATAGATATCCTTACATATATGAAGTGCTTGTCGATGAGCGGGATAGATTCATGGCAGAAAACTTAAAAAGAATACAGAAAGAAAAGGTTTTAGCTATCGTGGGAGCAGGTCATGTTTCTGGGATAAAACGATACTTAGGTGAAATAGATGTATAA
- a CDS encoding site-2 protease family protein, translated as MPWSLKFGSIFGIQIELHITFLLLLLIFAIFGFIPLLVILLLFASVLVHELAHSLVGRRYGAKIKKITLLPIGGVSQMEAIPKGHEFAIAVIGPITSIAIGALLFLFGTLFGLSMYFDFNWIQLDSITDIVRIVMSLNFILGLFNIIPAFPMDGGRVLRAFLSSRMEYLKATEISVRIGQGLAIIFAFVGVFYNPWLIIIAFFIYMGGMGEYQSTQMSSALKGIKVKDLMVKNIATVSPYDTMEDFEKLLIEKRHKGYPVVFDDKVLGIITTNELLSVPRIKWIDTKVEDVMVKDIIIASPDMEVFDLHTKLTEKNLGRAPVLENGKLVGFISKTDILRFSEILMLKRV; from the coding sequence ATGCCTTGGAGTTTAAAGTTTGGAAGTATATTCGGTATACAGATAGAGCTTCACATTACATTCTTACTGCTTCTTTTGATTTTCGCAATATTTGGCTTCATTCCGTTACTGGTCATTTTATTATTATTTGCGTCAGTTTTAGTGCATGAGTTGGCACATTCTCTTGTTGGAAGGCGTTATGGCGCCAAGATTAAAAAGATTACTCTTCTCCCAATAGGAGGAGTTTCTCAGATGGAGGCTATACCAAAGGGGCATGAGTTTGCAATAGCTGTGATTGGCCCAATTACAAGCATAGCCATAGGTGCACTATTATTTTTATTCGGAACTCTTTTCGGGCTTAGTATGTACTTTGACTTCAACTGGATCCAATTAGACTCCATTACAGATATAGTTAGGATTGTGATGTCTCTTAATTTCATATTGGGACTGTTTAACATAATCCCGGCATTTCCCATGGACGGAGGCAGGGTACTTAGGGCATTTCTTTCTTCAAGGATGGAATATCTCAAGGCAACAGAAATATCTGTTAGGATAGGACAAGGGCTTGCAATTATTTTTGCATTTGTTGGTGTTTTTTATAATCCTTGGCTTATTATTATCGCCTTTTTTATTTACATGGGAGGCATGGGGGAATACCAGTCAACTCAGATGTCCTCAGCGTTGAAAGGGATTAAGGTAAAGGACCTCATGGTAAAAAACATTGCGACGGTCTCACCTTATGATACCATGGAGGATTTTGAAAAACTCTTGATAGAAAAAAGACACAAAGGATACCCCGTTGTTTTTGATGACAAAGTTCTTGGCATTATAACTACGAATGAGCTTCTGTCAGTCCCAAGGATTAAATGGATCGATACCAAAGTTGAAGATGTCATGGTAAAAGACATCATCATAGCATCTCCTGATATGGAAGTATTTGATCTGCATACAAAACTTACAGAAAAAAATCTTGGGAGGGCACCAGTTCTTGAAAATGGTAAACTTGTCGGATTCATCTCAAAAACAGATATACTTAGATTTTCTGAAATACTGATGCTAAAGAGGGTGTAA